Part of the Vigna angularis cultivar LongXiaoDou No.4 chromosome 1, ASM1680809v1, whole genome shotgun sequence genome, TTCAAGAAACTGGACCGGGACGAGTCGGTGCGGGTCATCATATTGACCGGGTCGGGCCGGTCGTTCTGTTCTGGCGTGGATCTCACGGCGGCGGAGGACGTGTTCAAGGGCGACGTGAAGGATCCGGAGAGCGACCCAGTGGTGCAAATGGAGCTCTGCCGCAAACCGATAATAGGAGCCGTTAGAGGATTCGCCGTCACCGCTGGGTTCGAGATTGCGCTCGCCTGTGACATCTTGGTCGCTGCCAAGGGATCTAAGTTCATGGACACTCACGCTAGGTTCATTCCCTTTATCCTTAATACAAATCGACTCTTCGGATTTTGAACCCGCCCCTTATCTGTTTGTGCAGGTTTGGGATATTTCCGTCGTGGGGTTTGTCTCAGAAGCTTTCGCGCATCATTGGGGTCAACAAAGCGCGCGAGGTATCTCTCACGGCCTCACCTTTGACCGCTGAGGTGGCTGAAAAGCTGGGTTTCGTGAACCATGTGGTTGAAGATGGTGAATTGTTGAAGAAAAGCAGGGAAATTGCTGATGCTATTGTCAAAAACAACCAAGACTTGGTGTTGAGGTACAAGGCGGTCATCAATGATGGCATCAAACTTGATCTTGGCCATGCACTTTCCCTTGAAAAGGTTAGTACTCTGTACAATTTGTCTCTACCATTATATGGCACGGATTTAGCGAAAAAGATTGGTTTGCTTTGGTCTAGAGCAACACAACAATTATCTGCCTCCGTTATTACATGTCGATTGTTGCCTAATTCTCTAAGATAGCTAGAAGATTTTTACTGTATATGGAATGGTTTCAGTTTCTCATAAGGTGAGTGGGGTGTATCCATTAATTGTTGTTCCCTGTAGTTGATG contains:
- the LOC108331591 gene encoding probable enoyl-CoA hydratase 1, peroxisomal isoform X3; amino-acid sequence: MERQSPEKLILVNRHSNGDALITINRPGSLNSLTRPMMVDLAQAFKKLDRDESVRVIILTGSGRSFCSGVDLTAAEDVFKGDVKDPESDPVVQMELCRKPIIGAVRGFAVTAGFEIALACDILVAAKGSKFMDTHARFGIFPSWGLSQKLSRIIGVNKAREVSLTASPLTAEVAEKLGFVNHVVEDGELLKKSREIADAIVKNNQDLVLRYKAVINDGIKLDLGHALSLEKGPRTRVQFPST
- the LOC108331591 gene encoding probable enoyl-CoA hydratase 1, peroxisomal isoform X1, which translates into the protein MERQSPEKLILVNRHSNGDALITINRPGSLNSLTRPMMVDLAQAFKKLDRDESVRVIILTGSGRSFCSGVDLTAAEDVFKGDVKDPESDPVVQMELCRKPIIGAVRGFAVTAGFEIALACDILVAAKGSKFMDTHARFGIFPSWGLSQKLSRIIGVNKAREVSLTASPLTAEVAEKLGFVNHVVEDGELLKKSREIADAIVKNNQDLVLRYKAVINDGIKLDLGHALSLEKVSTLYNLSLPLYGTDLAKKIGLLWSRATQQLSASVITCRLLPNSLR
- the LOC108331591 gene encoding probable enoyl-CoA hydratase 1, peroxisomal isoform X2 encodes the protein MERQSPEKLILVNRHSNGDALITINRPGSLNSLTRPMMVDLAQAFKKLDRDESVRVIILTGSGRSFCSGVDLTAAEDVFKGDVKDPESDPVVQMELCRKPIIGAVRGFAVTAGFEIALACDILVAAKGSKFMDTHARFGIFPSWGLSQKLSRIIGVNKAREVSLTASPLTAEVAEKLGFVNHVVEDGELLKKSREIADAIVKNNQDLVLRYKAVINDGIKLDLGHALSLEKERAHDYYNGMTKEQFRKMQEFIAGRSSKKQSKL